In Desulfobacterales bacterium, the following are encoded in one genomic region:
- a CDS encoding NAD(P)H-dependent oxidoreductase, with the protein MKKILILFGHPAFKRSTINAALRKAAENLEGITFHDLYASYPDFLIDVSHEQKLCEGHDIIVFQHPFYWYSTPAIIKEWFDLVLEHAWAYGAAGTVLAGKITFQALTAGGDLSNYRTDGLNMFTIKELTTPFRATANLCQMEWLPPFAVLGIHQGLPKEECTRHAEDYRKTLIALRDNRMDLAKARDCELLNHELKSIINEV; encoded by the coding sequence ATGAAAAAGATCTTAATTCTCTTTGGCCATCCGGCCTTCAAACGCTCAACAATCAATGCTGCTCTGAGAAAGGCAGCGGAAAACCTTGAGGGGATTACCTTCCACGACCTCTATGCGAGCTATCCCGATTTTCTCATCGATGTTTCCCACGAGCAGAAACTTTGTGAAGGCCACGATATTATTGTCTTTCAACACCCTTTTTATTGGTATTCGACACCGGCCATCATCAAGGAATGGTTTGACCTGGTTCTCGAACACGCCTGGGCTTATGGTGCAGCCGGCACAGTTCTCGCGGGCAAGATCACTTTTCAGGCCCTGACAGCAGGAGGTGATTTAAGCAACTATCGAACCGACGGCCTAAATATGTTTACTATCAAGGAACTCACTACACCGTTCCGAGCAACGGCCAACCTCTGTCAGATGGAATGGCTGCCACCTTTTGCGGTTCTCGGCATCCACCAGGGGCTTCCGAAAGAAGAATGCACCCGCCATGCGGAGGATTACCGCAAAACGCTCATTGCCTTGCGTGACAATCGAATGGACCTTGCAAAGGCACGTGATTGCGAACTACTGAACCACGAACTGAAATCAATTATCAATGAGGTGTAG